From one Papio anubis isolate 15944 chromosome 12, Panubis1.0, whole genome shotgun sequence genomic stretch:
- the LOC101003211 gene encoding LOW QUALITY PROTEIN: olfactory receptor 8I2 (The sequence of the model RefSeq protein was modified relative to this genomic sequence to represent the inferred CDS: inserted 4 bases in 2 codons; deleted 2 bases in 2 codons) produces MEVAGNNFTEVTVFILSGFANHPELQVSLFLMFLFIYLFTILGNMGLIILIRIDAQLHTPMYFFPSNLAFIDIFYCSTVCPKALVNFQSNQRSIYFVGCFVQMYFFVGLVCSECFLLGSMAYDRYVAICNPXYSVVVSQKVCHWLGVMPYAIGFTNSLISVCVISSLAFCYSSINHFFCDTTALLALSCXDAFGTEMVIFVLAGFTLLSSLLITVTYITIISAILKNQSAPGRQKAFSTCTSHLTGVTIFCGSLIFTYLQLDNTSSLIHAQLASVFYTTVIPMLNLLIYSVRNKDVKNVLLRVIHRKLFP; encoded by the exons ATGGaag TGGCTGGCAACAATTTCACTGAGGTGACTGTCTTCATCCTCTCTGGATTTGCAAATCACCCTGAATTACAAGTCAGTCTTTTCTTGATGTTTCTCTTCATTTATCTATTCACTATTTTGGGAAACATGGGACTGATCATATTAATTAGAATTGATGCTCAGCTTCATACCCCTATGTACTTTTTCCCGAGCAATTTAGCATTCATTGACATATTTTACTGCTCTACTGTA TGCCCTAAGGCATTGGTGAATTTCCAATCTAATCAGAGATCTATCTACTTTGTTGGCTGCTTTGTTcaaatgtac ttttttgttgGATTGGTGTGTAGTGAGTGTTTCCTTCTGGGATCAATGGCCTATGATCGCTATGTAGCAATCTGCAATCC TTATTCAGTAGTCGTGTCTCAGAAAGTGTGCCACTGGCTGGGAGTAATGCCATATGCGATAGGCTTCACAAATTCTCTGATATCTGTCTGTGTGATAAGTAGTTTGGCGTTCTGTTATTCCAGCATCAATCATTTTTTCTGTGACACCACAGCTCTTTTAGCACTGTCCTG AGATGCATTTGGCACAGAAATGGTGATCTTTGTCTTAGCTGGATTCACTCTTCTTAGCTCTCTCCTTATCACGGTCACTTACATCACCATCATCTCAGCCATCCTGAAGAACCAGTCAGCACCAGGAAGGCAGAAGGCCTTCTCCACCTGCACATCCCACCTCACGGGTGTAACTATCTTCTGTGGGTCCCTGATTTTCACCTATTTGCAACTTGATAACACATCATCCCTGATCCACGCACAGTTAGCGTCTGTATTCTACACGACTGTCATTCCCATGCTGAATCTACTCATCTATAGTGTGAGAAACAAAGATGTAAAAAACGTTCTTCTGAGAGTTATACATAGAAAACTTTTTCCGTGA